Genomic segment of Malus domestica chromosome 15, GDT2T_hap1:
tctaatcattgagatcttcaaatctgcaaattttggtaatttttggaaatagttgaattttccggcgagccgggggcggccaaccgccacccgcggcggcgcgtggccaatggcccgccaatgtcattattagcttgtgattaaggttctaggttctgttttgataattgatggacgtaaattgaataattgaacctaagttggttacgattcgtggttagatgaaaatgtgaattgacgatccgaccgttggatcgtcatcaaactttgatacgttgtaatacgtaatatttgaggattataggaacttacggattgggaatccgatttacggatcttctggaattgaagttgtaagttcataaaatagaatgttaaccgtcacttagttttggaaattgacggagatccgaccgttggatggtaatgaaattttaggatgttgtcctagaggtatattgtggacctctggaagttacggatttgaaatctgaattgcagatcatccggatcgaactacgtagtgacgtgtcttatataagttatgtattctatcggcagaatttctgaggttggatttgattgttgttctaggcgctaatcgtcatgacgccttgatgtacggtgctagggagttgtgggcgaactccaggtgagtgggcagttttgttttcgtattacctatatactattgtttttcccagaaaaaatgcttttatgcgaaattatgttttgaaaatgccatgcatagaattatttggaaaatgtgaatttcatatgagttatatgattgatatatgatgcatacatgttgcatggtgctgtggaggcacaggtaagtcaggtgagttcatttattcattgaattgttgttgttgagatgttttgagctcataacctgcaccctaggtgttagtgcttattttattcaccacaccgcacgctcgtcttggatccaagtaggtggatgtcgtacagaccatgtgagggttccgacatgccagtcgtacagaccattagaggggttccgactggtgggtgaccttagatatgcgcgctgatgatatgatgagagaagcactagagcgtattttacacctttcatcgtatagactaccttacgtagttccgagtgatgtgcagagtagggccgtataggtcactgtggtgactccggcttagtgagatattgagctattgaattaatcgtataggaccaactgcagggtctccgattgattccttatttcacctgatttatattttgatttatggcatggcatgtttttcttgaaaaatgttaaagatttgggattcaagctttgagatttcatatggttatatatatatatatatatatatatatatttctgaaaagtgttaaaggtttgagatttgagctttttgcttatatatatgttatatatatgctattttctgggaaagtatacaggttttacggtgaggggttataaatgttttaaatgaaaagtcttcgaaaaactttgttttactgacccactcaattttgttttgcgcccctccaggttcaagttagcagagctttggtggccacgaggaatccaacggtgttctgacagaattcacaaaagtaggactcaccctcgggtgtgttatcttagtaattggaattttttttaagcttccgaactgtgtaaatggttacgtcactctcacgtgacggccagcacgccctccttcgggacggggtgtgtcatttcgtgtttcattcgtcaaaaataatttttctcaatcaacatgtttgtagtttcattgcttatggttttattcaacaatagAGGGTGGGAGGGATTTTTGATAGTTGAAGTAGATAAATAAAACGTTAAaaatgatttggggtgtatttataaattttttattattttttaaacctaataaggtcaaaattgtcattgcatagtagagtaaataagtcattaatattaatttttaatgtggagtgcattcaacattttgtgggatgctaatataaaaagccaagttttatataataacaaaaaaaaataaaaagctaaTAAATACTGACGCATAGAACCATGCATcacaacacacacatacacatacacatacacatacacatacTTTTTCTCACTCAACCGTtcaacatctctctctctccctctttcacaTATTCCCATCATTTTTtcttgggagttttaacgaaaagtccacggtactgttcactttaacgaaaaaccatatttttacactaaaaagtcaaaattggtactattcactttaccctttattttgtccttatcattaaaactcaaagttttcaaacatttttcaatagttttcctttttttcttctcctttcaCCTTATCCATTCACATCAactttttctctccttttttttttcacctttcCCCGCTCTTCTCTCTCATTTCACCTCACCCCataaacaatttatttttattttattatttgtttatttgattattctttcaaattttttagaacaaactaagtaataatattacaagatcaaaaataaagaaaaatttcattattcattttttatgaacattattacatcattatttcttaaacagaACAAGGAAACAAATTATTTTAAACTTCTAAACAACCACCACCACAAAAGACTACTTGAACCAAGAATGACATAGCAAACACTATATTAGCCGCCGCCACAAGAGACCAccaaatcagtttttttttcttttttctgggaGAACTAGGAATTGCATTCCAGGGCAAAGGTGCCAAAGAGATTACAGGAAGGCCTACCAAGAGGCAAACAACAAGCTAGAGAGAGCAAAGAAAGCAGTAAAAGAAGATACAACGAAAGAGACGCTTCAACCAAGTGAAAACGTCACCCCCTACACTGTCACCAAATCGGTTAAAGCTGTATAAATTTGATAGACGTGGCAAAATGACATCTATGAGTGCCATTTATCTTGAATAGGACTAGTAAAGGTGGTGATAATGTATTCGTAGTTGTGACGGTGATATTGTTGATATACTTGATTAGTGTGTGTTTATATCAAAATAAATCATTACTAAAAAGACTTCCATGAATGAAGATCTTAGtagataataaaataaaggaaactttaacgaaatttttttggtattgttcactttaacaaaaaattacatttttatattaaaaagtcaatcctggtactattcactttacattttattttatccttattattaaaactcaaagttttcaaatcttttttattagttttccttaaaataaacCATCGGGATCTACGTACGTGCCTTACTTCAATCTCAAGTTAAAGCCACTGACTGCTTTGCACTTGCTCTCTATGCAAGATTTGCAACATGTGCAGATCTAATTTGGACGACAATCGTTGCATGATAGAAAAACAGAATTTGAAGACATTAGACACATTTACAGCATCTCTAATTAGGACCTTAAGGGAGTACTTACAATAGCATAACCTCTAGGTAAACAGTGGTCTATTACCCCCAGTTGAAATAGATCattgaacctttttttttttttgataaattaaCCCTTTGAATTATTTAAAATCGACCAATTTATCCCTTACCGTAGATTTTGTATTCAAGGGCAAATTAGTCTTTTCATTATCAATGCTTACTTGTCAGTTATAATCACCAATAAAATAATGACACGTGGACACAGAGTAATTCAAAATCTTATAGCATAATATGAAACATAAATAAACCAAACGTTTATATAACAAACTATTTCACATTgtcattacacattattatgCATCCCCATGTCATAATTTTATTGATGGTTAAAAGTGACATGTAAgtattgataataaaaaaactaatttgCCCTTGAATTTGATAGGATAGTGGACGGATCTAACGATAAGAGGTTAATTGACTTATTTCAAATAGTTAAGGGGGTTAttttaccaaaaagaaaaaatagtttagggggttagttaaaaaaaaaaagaaaaatgttcaGGAGAGACGAGGTTGCGTGTTTGTCATTTCCGGGCAAGAAAACATTTCCCAACATGGTTACAACCGTGCAAAGTAGCTTGGTTGAAGGCTTTTAGCTTTAAATTTGAAACCCTGTAGGGAGATCAGTCGGCATAGTGAAATTGGAAGATATAATTAATACAAAATTCATTTATTAATTTGGATTTATTTGACTACAGATCTCTCCTTGTAAACTGTAATGGTTAATTTTACAGAGGATGATGAACTCATGAGCTTAATTTGATACTATATTTATAGACACACACTCAAACACAACATTCACTCCTATCACATATGTAAGTtggtaattaattattaatctaATGCTATTTGCTTTGCTTGTTTGATGACTTTGGAGATGGGAAAATCGATCCACCAATCGCTACGGTAGGTCGGTGGGATCATCGTAAAATAAGCCATCCACAATCTGGTCAATGAGCGAGTCAATTAACGTGTTGCAGCTCAAACTAAAGATCCGACCCACTCGGGTTCGGGCACTGGTGAGCCATGCACAAACCGCCGCACACGTCACCGCAGCCAAACACACCCCCGCCGCCTCCGCAATCCCCTCCACCTCCACTTTCCTAAACAACGAGTTCCCAGTCACCACCTCCACCGACACCGTCGCCGCGAAAACCACCATCGCCAGCCGACCCGACAGAATCTCGAAATCCTGGCTCTTCTTCGAGCTCTCGATGTACTCCGACAACGTCGCGAAGAACGGCGACGTCGTTTCGTCCTTCGTCTTCATCACCCTGACCAGATCCGAGCCGTACGATCTCAGAGTGCAGAGCCGAGGCTGAAGCACGATCTTCGCGCTCTTCGGATCTGAAGCCGCCGGTTTCGGAATCTGAACCGGAGCAATCGGTTCGACGCCGCGGACCGCGGGGCTTTGGAACTTCCTCAGCTCGCAGCGAATAACGCGCGCAGCCGTCGCCATGGAGGGAAAGTAAACGCGCCAAAACGGTGTGTACAGGTGGAACTGAGGAAGTCCGAGAATCTTGGGGGGTTTTGGATTTTGGAGTGAAGGGTTGGGAATTTGAGACGGTTTGGGATATTAGTGGGTGGCTTGTGAGGTGGAGGAGTTTGGGAACGTGGTAGCTGTTTTGCTCGATAACGTGCCTTTcactaaataattaattaaagaaatagTATTTGGCGGCTATGTGATGTTGTCGTAAGGTTATTGGGTGACGCTTTTCACACAATTTTCTCTGTCTTGCGTTCTTTGTTAATTActcggttttttttatttttttaatttttttttaaatttattagatTAGCggtggaaaattaaaaaaatgttaaattacataaaactacctcaattatgGGTCGAACTATAATCTCATACCtcatattttaaacattgcaatgtcatacctcaactTATGAATTCGTTGTAATGTCAGACTTCCATTaagttttttgttaatttgattGTTAAACGATAACGTGGCCCACTAATTTCCTAaactgaaataaaaattaattaattattaattttttatttaacaattaagataaattaaaaaaaaaactctcttcctcactctctctctactctca
This window contains:
- the LOC103417352 gene encoding stress enhanced protein 2, chloroplastic, whose amino-acid sequence is MATAARVIRCELRKFQSPAVRGVEPIAPVQIPKPAASDPKSAKIVLQPRLCTLRSYGSDLVRVMKTKDETTSPFFATLSEYIESSKKSQDFEILSGRLAMVVFAATVSVEVVTGNSLFRKVEVEGIAEAAGVCLAAVTCAAVCAWLTSARTRVGRIFSLSCNTLIDSLIDQIVDGLFYDDPTDLP